A window of Rhodococcus sp. SGAir0479 contains these coding sequences:
- a CDS encoding alpha-hydroxy acid oxidase: MRAFGFDWQWRSSGEPLSIDDYRRAASRTVPRMVWSYIEGGADDLRTVAGNRTAFDDWWLVPSVLAGHDTHDLSTRVAGLPVSMPVLTAPTGFNGLTRWSGDLDAIRAAERVGTRCVVSTAATWSLEEIADAAGEQHAFQLYPGSEGVAAVLMRRAWAAGFRSLFVTVDVPTVGNREGERREGMGVPPVLTPRRLLDVARHPRWAYDVVRHRRIGGRNLASGNGVTAALASIEVQERHLVQSRLNWDDVAWMRDNWHGSLYLKGVLRPDDAVRAVDLGVDGVVVSNHGGRQLDGAIPSLTALPAVADAVAGRAQVLLDGGIRRGTDVIKALALGADAVLVGRPCLYGTAVAGDRGVEHVLTILRQEIERGLTLLGVRDVRDLDRTHVRPAGTRDQNEISIAAITTQ, encoded by the coding sequence GTGAGGGCTTTCGGATTCGACTGGCAGTGGCGGTCGTCCGGAGAGCCCCTCAGCATCGACGACTACCGCCGCGCCGCGAGTCGCACGGTGCCGCGGATGGTCTGGTCGTACATCGAGGGCGGCGCCGACGACCTGCGCACCGTGGCGGGCAACCGAACGGCGTTCGACGACTGGTGGCTGGTGCCGAGCGTCCTGGCCGGCCACGACACCCACGACCTGTCCACCCGGGTGGCGGGGCTTCCGGTGTCGATGCCGGTGCTCACCGCGCCGACCGGATTCAACGGACTCACCCGGTGGAGCGGCGACCTCGATGCGATCCGGGCAGCGGAGCGGGTGGGCACCCGGTGCGTCGTGAGCACCGCGGCGACGTGGTCGCTGGAGGAGATTGCGGACGCGGCCGGTGAGCAGCACGCCTTCCAGCTGTACCCGGGTTCCGAAGGCGTGGCCGCGGTGCTCATGCGCCGGGCGTGGGCGGCGGGGTTCCGGTCCCTGTTCGTCACGGTCGACGTTCCCACGGTCGGAAACCGGGAGGGCGAGCGCCGGGAAGGCATGGGCGTCCCGCCGGTGCTCACCCCGCGCCGGTTGCTCGACGTCGCCCGGCATCCACGGTGGGCCTACGACGTGGTCCGGCACCGGCGGATCGGGGGCCGCAACCTCGCGTCCGGAAACGGCGTGACGGCCGCGCTCGCCTCGATCGAGGTCCAGGAGCGGCATCTCGTGCAGTCCCGCCTGAACTGGGACGACGTGGCCTGGATGCGCGACAACTGGCACGGATCTCTCTATCTCAAGGGTGTGCTGCGGCCCGACGACGCGGTCCGCGCCGTCGATCTCGGCGTGGACGGCGTGGTCGTGTCCAACCACGGCGGCCGTCAGCTCGACGGCGCGATACCGTCCCTCACGGCGTTGCCCGCGGTGGCGGACGCCGTGGCGGGGCGCGCGCAGGTCCTGCTCGACGGCGGAATCCGGCGGGGGACAGACGTGATCAAGGCGCTCGCGCTCGGCGCGGACGCGGTACTCGTCGGGCGGCCGTGTCTCTACGGAACGGCGGTCGCGGGCGACCGCGGCGTCGAACACGTGCTGACGATTCTGCGCCAGGAGATCGAGCGCGGGCTGACCCTGCTGGGGGTGCGGGACGTCCGGGATCTCGACCGCACCCACGTGCGTCCGGCCGGCACCCGCGACCAGAACGAGATTTCGATCGCTGCGATTACCACCCAGTGA
- a CDS encoding steroid 3-ketoacyl-CoA thiolase produces the protein MGNPVIVDAARSPIGRRGGWLSGLHAAELLGAVQAGILERLDLDPKAIEQVIGGCVTQAGEQASNVSRNAWLHAGLPERTGVTTIDAQCGSGQQSVHLIAAQIAAGVIDAGMACGVEAMSRVPLLSNIKGDVGSPKPADWTVDIPAQFEGADRIARRRGFTREDLDAFGLRSQQRAAAAWADGRFERAIIPVKAPGADGAATAEVARDQGLRETSMEALARLNPVLDGGLHTAGTSSQISDGAAAAVLMDEARARDLGLRPRARIVAQCLIGAETHFLLDGPVQATEYLLERTGLAVGDIDLFEVNEAFAAVPMSMARVHGVDEDRLNVNGGAIALGHPVGSSGVRLIGAVIDELERRDGERALVAVCAGGAMATGAIVERI, from the coding sequence ATGGGTAACCCGGTGATCGTGGACGCGGCGAGGTCGCCGATCGGTCGACGCGGCGGCTGGCTGTCCGGCCTGCACGCGGCCGAACTGCTCGGCGCCGTGCAGGCGGGCATTCTCGAGCGTCTGGACCTCGACCCGAAGGCGATCGAGCAGGTCATCGGCGGTTGCGTCACCCAGGCCGGGGAACAGGCGTCCAACGTCAGCCGTAATGCGTGGCTGCACGCCGGCCTGCCGGAGCGGACGGGTGTGACGACCATCGACGCGCAGTGCGGGTCCGGGCAGCAGTCGGTGCACCTGATCGCCGCCCAGATCGCCGCCGGTGTCATCGACGCGGGTATGGCATGCGGTGTGGAGGCCATGTCCCGGGTGCCGCTGCTGTCGAACATCAAGGGCGACGTCGGCAGCCCCAAGCCTGCGGACTGGACCGTCGACATCCCCGCGCAGTTCGAGGGTGCCGACCGAATCGCGCGTCGCCGCGGATTCACCCGTGAGGATCTCGACGCGTTCGGGCTGCGGTCGCAGCAGCGTGCCGCCGCCGCGTGGGCGGACGGCCGGTTCGAGCGGGCGATCATTCCCGTCAAGGCACCCGGCGCCGACGGCGCGGCCACGGCCGAGGTCGCCCGCGACCAGGGTCTACGCGAGACGTCGATGGAGGCACTCGCGCGGCTGAACCCCGTCCTCGACGGCGGCCTGCACACCGCGGGGACGTCGTCGCAGATCTCCGACGGTGCCGCCGCGGCGGTGCTCATGGACGAGGCGCGGGCCCGTGACCTCGGACTGCGCCCGCGAGCCCGTATCGTCGCGCAGTGCCTCATCGGCGCCGAGACGCACTTTCTGCTCGACGGGCCCGTCCAGGCCACCGAGTACCTCCTCGAACGGACCGGCCTCGCGGTCGGGGACATCGACCTCTTCGAGGTCAACGAGGCGTTCGCCGCGGTCCCGATGTCTATGGCCCGCGTGCACGGCGTGGACGAGGACCGGCTCAACGTCAACGGTGGGGCCATCGCGCTCGGCCACCCGGTGGGTTCGTCGGGCGTGCGGCTGATCGGTGCGGTGATCGACGAGCTCGAGCGCCGCGACGGCGAGCGCGCGCTGGTCGCGGTCTGCGCAGGCGGAGCCATGGCGACCGGGGCGATCGTCGAGCGCATCTGA
- a CDS encoding NAD(P)-dependent oxidoreductase: MTRAYSADTPMVVLVPDERGLSAVAGETRVRAVVYDPERPQLPDGASEAEVLVAHRLDPAESAPLFAQLPRLRMLQLFSSGVERWTPVVPDGVAVSNADHAHGGAVAEWVVAQLLAHVRDLSGYRIKQQNRQWEAHRTGTLSGSTALVFGAGDIGANIRRRLEPFGCTVTLVGRTARPGVVEFAEGRAALGDRDVVILALPLDDSTMHLVDGAFLGAMKDGAVLINAGRGELVDTEALLGQCGRVTAILDVTDPEPLPTEHPLWSAPGVVLTPHAAGITGDVLDRCWSAAARKIAAYAAASRVAMSE; encoded by the coding sequence ATGACCCGGGCGTACTCGGCCGATACACCGATGGTGGTGCTCGTCCCCGACGAACGTGGGCTGTCCGCGGTCGCGGGAGAGACACGCGTGCGCGCGGTCGTCTACGACCCGGAGCGCCCACAGCTGCCGGACGGCGCGAGCGAGGCCGAGGTCCTCGTCGCGCACCGCCTCGACCCCGCGGAGTCGGCACCGCTGTTCGCGCAGTTGCCGCGGCTGCGCATGCTGCAGTTGTTCAGCTCGGGCGTCGAGCGGTGGACGCCCGTCGTGCCCGACGGCGTCGCCGTGTCCAATGCGGACCACGCCCACGGCGGCGCGGTCGCGGAGTGGGTCGTCGCGCAGCTGCTCGCCCACGTCCGCGATCTCTCCGGCTACCGGATCAAGCAGCAAAACCGGCAGTGGGAGGCGCACCGCACCGGAACCCTTTCCGGCAGCACCGCACTGGTGTTCGGGGCCGGTGACATCGGTGCGAACATCCGTCGCCGGCTCGAGCCGTTCGGTTGCACGGTCACCCTCGTCGGACGCACAGCGCGACCGGGCGTCGTGGAGTTCGCGGAGGGCCGAGCCGCGCTCGGTGACCGGGACGTCGTGATCCTGGCTCTGCCGCTGGACGATTCGACGATGCACCTGGTGGACGGGGCGTTCCTCGGGGCCATGAAGGACGGCGCGGTGCTGATCAATGCCGGACGGGGTGAACTCGTGGACACGGAGGCTCTGCTCGGGCAGTGCGGGCGGGTGACCGCGATCCTCGACGTCACCGACCCCGAACCGCTGCCCACCGAGCATCCGCTCTGGAGCGCGCCCGGCGTCGTGCTGACGCCACATGCTGCAGGCATCACCGGTGACGTGCTCGACCGGTGCTGGTCCGCGGCTGCGCGCAAGATCGCCGCGTATGCCGCTGCATCCCGGGTGGCGATGTCCGAGTGA
- a CDS encoding SDR family NAD(P)-dependent oxidoreductase, translating into MSAQLTGFDGKVAVVTGAGRMRSIGREIAVELARAGCDVVVTGTGRSPDRYTDEEKAAGWRDIESVADEIRGLGRRAAAIVTDVSDEQSVDTLLTRVRDDFGGADILVNNAAAARAGDRVPVTELDVEVWDRVLRVNLRGTFLTSRAFARALQARGTGGCIVNISSIGGKLGGANTAAYAASKAAVQSLTSSMAKELGPSGIRVNALCPGVTSTSRLDDWPADVWQRYVEANIPLRRAGDPREVAWAAVFLASDQAAWVSGQSWNVDGGQLTVR; encoded by the coding sequence ATGTCGGCACAGCTCACGGGATTCGATGGCAAGGTCGCGGTGGTCACCGGGGCCGGTCGGATGCGTTCGATCGGCCGCGAGATCGCGGTGGAACTGGCGCGGGCCGGGTGCGACGTCGTCGTGACCGGCACCGGCCGGAGCCCCGACCGTTACACCGACGAGGAGAAGGCCGCCGGGTGGCGCGACATCGAATCGGTCGCCGACGAGATCCGTGGGCTCGGCCGGCGGGCGGCCGCGATCGTGACGGACGTGTCCGACGAGCAGTCGGTGGACACGCTGCTGACCCGCGTCCGCGACGACTTCGGCGGCGCGGACATCCTCGTCAACAACGCCGCCGCCGCGCGCGCCGGTGATCGGGTGCCGGTCACCGAACTCGACGTCGAGGTCTGGGACCGGGTGCTGCGCGTGAACCTGCGTGGCACCTTCCTCACGAGCCGGGCCTTCGCCCGCGCACTGCAGGCGCGCGGCACGGGCGGGTGCATCGTCAACATCTCGTCCATCGGCGGGAAGCTCGGTGGCGCCAACACCGCGGCCTATGCCGCGTCCAAGGCGGCGGTGCAGTCGTTGACGTCGTCGATGGCCAAGGAACTGGGGCCGTCCGGCATCCGGGTGAACGCGTTGTGCCCGGGCGTGACCTCCACCAGCCGCCTCGACGACTGGCCCGCCGACGTCTGGCAGCGGTACGTCGAAGCCAACATCCCGTTGCGGCGTGCCGGAGATCCCCGCGAAGTCGCTTGGGCCGCCGTCTTTCTGGCGAGTGACCAGGCGGCCTGGGTCAGCGGCCAGTCCTGGAACGTCGACGGCGGCCAGTTGACCGTTCGGTGA
- a CDS encoding ABC transporter substrate-binding protein, which yields MRDKWIRGSRNLAVLAAAATVLAACGGGASSTPTSGGGAGELDSAAVLRVTASAPTRNLDPYLQTSYGGWGYLTPVFDRLTVVDADGKLQPGLAESWEFAPDGSYLELKLREGVTFHDGAPFDAAAVAANIQRGKTMEGSTVVAALKNVTNVETVDDHTVRLQLAPGTGVELPGVFSSNVGMMVSPKAIAAGADLRNDPGQAGSGAYVVTAYVPEESVTLARAEGTNWDPEAGKLAGIEFTAVADASTRLNGLKTGATDLSWVSSANEVVEAQTLAKSGALSVDEDSFRNVLGVYMRPQGDLAKPEVRQAVASAIDPEAISALFSGTCTPNRQLYPAGDWSADASYQYPYTFDLDKAKSLVQSAGGAKVTLTFAAGTNTEKSANVIQSALSQAGIDAELNPVPNTQNEPRYIAGDFQSMVANSFSPKVDPAETVSYFLTGAYGLAGDNAQIKELATKAANPTLSQDERAPLYNQIWDLTLKEAMFVPICNQTNATVSTAKVTGTEDMPWVNLGIFDVRHVGMTK from the coding sequence ATGCGGGACAAGTGGATTCGAGGTTCGAGGAACCTCGCCGTACTCGCGGCGGCCGCAACCGTACTGGCGGCGTGTGGCGGTGGGGCGTCCTCGACGCCGACGTCGGGAGGCGGTGCGGGTGAACTCGATTCGGCGGCGGTGCTGCGCGTCACGGCGAGCGCGCCCACTCGCAATCTCGACCCCTACCTGCAGACGAGCTACGGCGGATGGGGTTACCTCACTCCGGTTTTCGATCGTCTGACGGTGGTGGATGCGGACGGGAAGCTGCAGCCGGGCCTGGCCGAGTCGTGGGAGTTCGCTCCGGACGGTTCGTACCTCGAGTTGAAGCTGCGCGAGGGCGTGACCTTCCACGACGGTGCGCCGTTCGATGCTGCGGCGGTGGCAGCGAACATTCAGCGTGGCAAGACGATGGAGGGCAGCACCGTCGTCGCGGCCCTGAAGAACGTCACGAACGTCGAGACCGTCGACGACCACACCGTGCGCCTGCAGCTCGCCCCCGGAACCGGGGTGGAACTGCCGGGTGTCTTCAGTTCCAACGTGGGAATGATGGTCAGCCCCAAGGCCATCGCCGCGGGTGCCGACCTGCGCAACGATCCGGGGCAGGCCGGCTCCGGCGCGTACGTCGTCACGGCCTACGTCCCCGAGGAGTCCGTCACGCTCGCGCGGGCCGAAGGAACCAACTGGGACCCGGAGGCCGGCAAACTCGCCGGTATCGAGTTCACCGCGGTCGCCGACGCCAGCACCCGCCTCAACGGCTTGAAGACCGGTGCGACGGACCTGAGTTGGGTGAGCTCGGCCAACGAGGTCGTCGAGGCGCAGACGCTGGCGAAGAGCGGCGCGCTCTCGGTCGACGAGGACTCCTTCCGCAACGTCCTCGGGGTGTACATGCGTCCGCAGGGAGACCTGGCCAAGCCGGAGGTGCGGCAGGCGGTGGCGTCGGCGATCGATCCGGAAGCGATCAGCGCGCTGTTCTCGGGCACCTGCACGCCCAACCGTCAGCTCTACCCCGCAGGCGACTGGTCGGCGGACGCGTCCTACCAGTACCCGTACACGTTCGATCTGGACAAGGCGAAGAGCCTGGTGCAGTCCGCCGGGGGCGCCAAGGTCACGCTGACGTTCGCCGCGGGCACCAACACGGAGAAGTCCGCCAACGTCATCCAGTCGGCGCTGTCGCAGGCCGGGATCGACGCGGAACTGAACCCCGTGCCGAACACGCAGAACGAACCGCGCTACATCGCGGGCGATTTCCAGTCGATGGTCGCCAACAGCTTCAGCCCCAAGGTCGATCCGGCCGAGACGGTGAGCTACTTCTTGACAGGGGCGTACGGACTGGCGGGCGACAACGCGCAGATCAAGGAGCTGGCGACGAAGGCCGCGAATCCGACGCTGTCGCAGGACGAGCGGGCCCCGCTGTACAACCAGATCTGGGATCTGACGTTGAAGGAAGCGATGTTCGTGCCGATCTGCAACCAGACCAACGCCACGGTCTCGACTGCGAAGGTGACCGGCACCGAGGACATGCCGTGGGTCAACCTGGGCATCTTCGACGTGCGGCACGTGGGCATGACCAAGTAA
- a CDS encoding alpha/beta fold hydrolase — protein sequence MLVDVGGVEIATRVAGSGPPLLLLHGYPQTGRVWRRVADALADRFTVVTTDLRGYGDSSRPVGDDAHTTYSKRAMAGDQVEVMRTLGFGRFAVAGHDRGARVVHRMCLDHPDRVVQAALLDILPTSEVYATTDRQLATMYFHWFFLIRPHALAEQLIDGNPEAWMDNVLGLAGGADSSMSADDVEHYKSYFRDPAVVHATCEDYRAGASVDLEHDALDAGRRIACPVLVLWGDRGPLTRREHPLNVWKRFAHNATGHAVPGGHFFIDDSPDDVVHALAEFFEPWRCGGLD from the coding sequence TTGCTCGTTGACGTGGGTGGAGTAGAGATCGCCACGCGGGTGGCCGGTTCGGGTCCACCGCTACTGCTCCTGCACGGGTACCCGCAGACCGGTCGCGTCTGGCGGCGGGTCGCGGACGCCCTGGCGGATCGGTTCACGGTCGTGACCACGGATCTGCGCGGGTACGGCGACAGCAGCAGGCCGGTGGGCGACGACGCGCACACGACGTACTCCAAGCGCGCGATGGCCGGCGACCAGGTGGAAGTCATGCGCACCCTGGGCTTCGGCCGATTCGCGGTCGCCGGTCACGATCGGGGTGCCCGGGTGGTGCACCGCATGTGCCTCGATCACCCGGACCGGGTGGTGCAGGCCGCGCTGCTCGACATCCTGCCGACCTCGGAGGTCTACGCCACCACCGATCGGCAGCTGGCGACCATGTACTTCCACTGGTTCTTCCTGATCCGGCCGCACGCCCTGGCCGAGCAACTGATCGACGGGAATCCGGAGGCGTGGATGGACAACGTCCTCGGTCTCGCGGGCGGGGCGGACAGCTCGATGTCGGCGGACGACGTCGAGCACTACAAGTCCTACTTCCGGGATCCGGCGGTGGTGCATGCGACGTGCGAGGACTACCGGGCCGGTGCGTCCGTCGACCTCGAACACGACGCACTCGACGCGGGGCGCCGGATCGCCTGCCCGGTGCTGGTGTTGTGGGGCGATCGCGGCCCGCTCACCCGCCGGGAACATCCGCTGAATGTCTGGAAACGGTTTGCACACAACGCCACCGGTCACGCCGTGCCGGGAGGCCACTTCTTCATCGACGACTCGCCCGACGACGTCGTGCACGCACTCGCCGAGTTCTTCGAACCGTGGCGGTGCGGCGGACTCGACTGA
- a CDS encoding class II aldolase/adducin family protein, whose translation MEFTPTADRLIPELDAREEMVMLGRTLWNEGYRDHLAGHITYNLGDGTLLCNPWLLTWEEVCPDDLLRIDLQGNLIEGDWPVPLGIPLHLALHNARPEVVWALHNHSEYGTVWGDIKEVPPAYDQSSSLGGGEVVLVDEYDGAVNSMEAAEKAVRAIGDADRALLGGHGVFVIADTAKAVFLRAVALEQRCKNAWMVRVAGGPDKTSLPDWWLDRQLKNDGNGFHGFWEAAVRKEMRADPVLAQKILSRPR comes from the coding sequence TTGGAATTCACACCCACCGCAGATCGTCTGATTCCGGAACTCGATGCCCGGGAGGAGATGGTCATGCTCGGCCGCACCCTCTGGAACGAGGGGTACCGCGACCATCTGGCCGGTCACATCACCTACAACCTCGGCGACGGCACCCTGCTGTGCAACCCGTGGCTGCTGACGTGGGAAGAGGTCTGTCCGGACGATCTGCTGCGGATCGATCTGCAGGGCAACCTGATCGAGGGCGACTGGCCGGTGCCGCTCGGCATCCCGCTGCATCTCGCGCTGCACAACGCCCGACCCGAGGTGGTGTGGGCGCTGCACAACCACTCCGAGTACGGCACGGTGTGGGGTGACATCAAGGAGGTGCCGCCGGCGTACGACCAGAGTTCGAGCCTGGGCGGCGGCGAGGTGGTCCTGGTCGACGAGTACGACGGCGCCGTCAACAGCATGGAGGCCGCGGAGAAGGCGGTCCGCGCCATCGGCGACGCCGACCGCGCGCTGCTGGGCGGGCACGGCGTCTTCGTCATCGCCGACACCGCGAAGGCGGTCTTTCTCCGCGCGGTCGCGCTCGAGCAGCGGTGCAAGAATGCGTGGATGGTGCGCGTCGCGGGCGGGCCGGACAAGACGTCGCTGCCGGACTGGTGGCTCGACCGGCAGTTGAAGAACGACGGCAACGGCTTCCACGGGTTCTGGGAGGCCGCGGTGCGCAAGGAGATGCGGGCCGATCCGGTGCTCGCGCAGAAGATCCTGTCGCGGCCGCGATGA
- a CDS encoding amidohydrolase family protein has product MTAVNQELDPELFNPEPEPAEVKYTVISVDDHVVEPAHLFDTWMPASLKDRGPKILEGEDGSQVWEFDGNIYSQVGMNAVAGRRKESVKYEPFRFDQMRPGCYDIHARVKDMNKGGIWAMLNFPSQITGFCGRVFAHASDKEVGIAAVRAWNDWLYNEWHLEYPTRVIPGGITYLTDPVEAVKEIERNAARGFTSVTFPERPHAIGLPSLWDRDHWDPIIQACVDTDTVISLHVGSSGMYQYPKGAPGLQLGATMFGQLSLGACSEWLWSGYPKDHPTLKIAMSEGGIGWVPMLIDRLDNIIDRSGYGLGWDERPADILRRNFWFCTLDDPSTIALRHVIGVENIMLETDYPHGDGTWPHTQSVLEKYWGDIPADEMRKMCSENAAKLYRHPLPEIVLPRG; this is encoded by the coding sequence GTGACGGCTGTCAATCAGGAACTCGACCCCGAGCTGTTCAACCCCGAGCCCGAACCGGCCGAGGTCAAGTACACGGTCATCTCCGTCGACGACCACGTGGTCGAGCCGGCACACCTGTTCGACACGTGGATGCCCGCCTCCTTGAAGGATCGCGGCCCGAAGATCCTCGAAGGTGAGGACGGCTCGCAGGTCTGGGAGTTCGACGGCAACATCTACTCCCAGGTGGGTATGAACGCCGTCGCGGGACGCCGCAAGGAGTCCGTGAAGTACGAGCCCTTCCGTTTCGATCAGATGCGTCCGGGTTGTTACGACATCCATGCGCGCGTGAAGGACATGAACAAGGGTGGCATCTGGGCGATGCTCAACTTCCCGTCCCAGATCACCGGCTTCTGTGGCCGGGTGTTCGCGCACGCCTCCGACAAGGAGGTGGGCATCGCCGCGGTGCGTGCGTGGAACGACTGGCTCTACAACGAGTGGCACCTCGAGTACCCGACCCGCGTGATTCCCGGCGGCATCACCTACCTCACCGATCCGGTCGAGGCCGTCAAGGAGATCGAGCGCAACGCCGCGCGGGGATTCACGTCGGTGACCTTCCCCGAGCGTCCGCACGCGATCGGCCTGCCGTCCCTGTGGGATCGCGATCACTGGGATCCGATCATCCAGGCGTGTGTCGACACCGACACCGTGATCTCGCTGCACGTCGGCAGCTCGGGCATGTACCAGTACCCGAAGGGTGCGCCGGGACTGCAGTTGGGCGCCACCATGTTCGGCCAGCTGTCGCTCGGCGCATGCAGTGAGTGGCTGTGGTCGGGCTACCCCAAGGATCACCCGACGCTGAAGATCGCGATGAGCGAGGGCGGCATCGGCTGGGTGCCGATGCTGATCGACCGGCTGGACAACATCATCGACCGTTCCGGGTACGGCCTGGGCTGGGACGAGCGTCCGGCGGACATCCTGCGCCGCAACTTCTGGTTCTGCACGCTCGACGACCCGTCCACGATCGCGCTGCGCCACGTCATCGGTGTCGAGAACATCATGCTCGAGACGGACTACCCGCACGGCGACGGCACGTGGCCGCACACCCAGAGCGTCCTCGAGAAGTACTGGGGCGACATCCCCGCCGACGAGATGCGGAAGATGTGCAGCGAGAACGCCGCCAAGCTGTACCGCCACCCGCTGCCCGAGATCGTGCTGCCCCGAGGCTGA
- a CDS encoding class I adenylate-forming enzyme family protein, which yields MSDLRRASDARADAIARLTAPGAPFEIVEEQVRGSAMPVFRNRHPSLHRILVDSARYGDAEYLVCDDLRLTFTEHLDRVASLASELRTRYGIAEGDRVAILSANNAEWIMTFWAATALGAVTVGMNSLWSAREVEYGVELSEPALIVADAPRRALLGAVDVPVLSTEEDIPALSTSRPGVDLPRPNVGEDDPAVILFTSGTTGRPKGATHSQRNMVAAVDFHRFNDALAAEFGRAPSGRRFLLATPLFHIAALHNLAVPRLAFGDTAVITTGRFDIDRVLRLIERERLTNWGAVPTMISRLVEHDDLSSYDLSSLQTISVSSAPSSAALKERLRQTLPVAGRSLGTTYGLTESSSAATLATAADLAERPDTVGRAVPTMRVEVRDEDGRPAPDGVEGEIYLRGPLVMLGYWNNPEATAAAIDDAGWMRTGDLGTMEDGYLRISSRRSDLILRGGENVYPAEVEDVLMEHPSVRECIVLGAEHGDLGEEVCAVVVVPEPDAVSVEELRSFVAERLARYKVPTRWTLTTDELPRNATGKVKRQEVVLSAPD from the coding sequence ATGTCCGACCTTCGTCGCGCTTCCGATGCGCGCGCTGATGCCATCGCGCGACTGACCGCGCCGGGCGCGCCGTTCGAGATCGTCGAGGAACAGGTCCGCGGGTCGGCCATGCCGGTGTTCCGCAACAGGCACCCGTCCCTGCACCGCATTCTGGTCGACTCGGCCCGGTACGGCGACGCCGAGTACCTGGTGTGCGACGACCTGCGGTTGACGTTCACCGAACACCTCGACCGGGTCGCGTCGCTCGCCTCCGAGTTGCGGACGCGGTACGGCATCGCCGAAGGCGATCGGGTCGCAATCCTGTCGGCCAACAATGCCGAATGGATCATGACGTTCTGGGCCGCCACCGCGCTCGGTGCCGTCACGGTCGGGATGAACTCGCTGTGGTCGGCCCGCGAGGTCGAGTACGGAGTGGAACTGTCCGAACCCGCCCTGATCGTCGCGGACGCCCCCCGCCGCGCGCTGCTGGGGGCCGTGGACGTCCCGGTCCTGTCCACCGAGGAGGACATCCCTGCGCTCTCCACGTCGCGGCCGGGCGTCGACCTGCCGCGACCGAACGTCGGCGAGGACGATCCGGCGGTCATCCTCTTCACCAGCGGGACCACCGGTCGCCCCAAGGGCGCGACGCATTCACAGCGGAACATGGTGGCGGCGGTCGACTTCCACCGATTCAACGACGCGTTGGCTGCCGAGTTCGGACGTGCACCGAGCGGCCGCCGGTTCCTGCTGGCCACCCCGCTCTTCCACATCGCGGCGCTGCACAATCTCGCGGTGCCCCGGCTCGCGTTCGGCGACACCGCGGTGATCACCACGGGCCGTTTCGACATCGACCGCGTCCTGCGCCTGATCGAGCGGGAACGGCTCACCAACTGGGGGGCGGTGCCCACCATGATCAGCCGACTCGTCGAGCACGACGACCTGTCCTCCTACGACCTGTCGTCGCTGCAGACGATCTCGGTCAGCTCGGCGCCGTCGTCCGCCGCCCTCAAGGAGCGGTTGCGGCAGACGTTGCCGGTGGCCGGTCGTTCCCTGGGCACCACGTACGGTCTCACCGAGTCCTCCTCGGCGGCAACGCTGGCCACGGCCGCGGACCTGGCCGAGCGCCCGGACACCGTCGGCCGGGCGGTGCCGACGATGCGGGTCGAGGTCAGGGACGAGGACGGAAGACCGGCACCGGACGGCGTCGAGGGTGAGATCTACCTGCGCGGACCGCTCGTCATGCTGGGCTACTGGAACAACCCCGAGGCGACCGCGGCGGCGATCGACGACGCCGGTTGGATGCGGACCGGCGATCTCGGCACCATGGAGGACGGATACCTCCGAATCAGCAGTCGCCGATCGGATCTGATCCTCCGCGGTGGCGAGAACGTCTATCCCGCCGAGGTCGAGGACGTGCTCATGGAACATCCCTCCGTGCGGGAGTGCATCGTGCTGGGCGCCGAGCACGGCGACCTGGGCGAGGAGGTCTGCGCGGTCGTCGTCGTCCCGGAGCCCGATGCGGTGTCCGTCGAGGAACTCCGGTCGTTCGTCGCCGAACGCCTTGCGCGGTACAAGGTCCCGACGCGATGGACACTGACCACGGACGAGCTCCCGCGCAATGCGACCGGAAAGGTGAAGCGGCAAGAGGTGGTGCTCTCGGCTCCGGACTAG